From the genome of Brassica oleracea var. oleracea cultivar TO1000 chromosome C4, BOL, whole genome shotgun sequence:
ATGACCATCCTGGTCATGCAGGTCACTATTATCATCTCGAACAAGTATCAGAGTCGCAACCATGTCTCGCGGCTCAGTATCGATCGATGTCTGGGATGGAGTATCGATCGGTGTCGGATGGACAATGTCGGTCGATGGAAGATAAGTGTCTTCGGTCGACGGTGGTGAGCGAGTATCAGTCGACGGGACTAGTGTCTGGGTCGACGGTGGTTGAACGAAATCGAGCGACGAACAATAAAAACCATTTTTCTTGCAGTGTTCGTGCATATACCGACTTAACACTCCCACAGAATATGATAAGTCTGGTTGTGTATGAAGTAGATATCGTAAGCAGCCTATCTGTCTCCTATATTTCTTCTCGCCAACGCTTTGTTCTTCTTGAGCTAGAGAGAGTTTCAGACCCGGTTCCATAGGAGCATGAACCGCATTGCAATCACTCTGGCGCCAAATTTGATGCCACTCAAATTACCCTAAGGAGTGATTTATACTCTTTTAAATAAGAGGTCGAGTAGTAGTACTTAGAGATCGAATTCAAAGGAGCTAGGGAACCTAAGAAATCTAATATGATTTGTTAAGCTAGATGGTTTCAGAGATTTAAATGTAAATTGCAGTTTTATATTGAACAAGTGTTTGTTCAATAGATTGATTGAGGTTTTGGTGCTTAAAAAGGAAATAGTTAGACTTATAGTTTTTATTCTGAAAACTTGGGATTATAGTCATACAGATGCCTAATGAGTTGCATGCATGATAATGTAAAGCTCAACTACTTAGTTAACATGTCCATCAGCGTTCACAATGTTTGGACTTGTCTATTAACTAGATCTAATGATCTCAACTATCGTATGTCGACTAATTAGAAAGTGTCGATCGACGATCCTATAGGGATATCGATCAATACACCTTTCGCTCTGTCGATCGATTATTCCATAATGATATCGATCGACGTGTTTCTAGTTAAGCTTTATGCGCGGGTTGAATGAATGCTTACTAAGCTCGCTAGATCAGCTCTCGCCTTACTCATAGCAAGAAACTTAGCTCAGTTAGAATGTTTTCAGGATGAGAATGAAGCTCTCGCTTTTATCTATCAATCCTAGGGCAAGTTCTAGGTAGCTAATCTAGAGACAGACATTAATGAACAATACTAATGACAATTACCACAACTCAGCAATCTATAGTTGGGGCTAATCCCTCCTAACCTATTTAAACCCTAAAATCTAACAATGGAACTACTCAGACATGACTAGGCAATTCATAACAACAATTAGGTAAGAAAACTTCATTAGAATAGTAAATAGATAGTTCCAGTCACAAATTATAACTTTTGATCTTCTCTCCTATCTATTAAAATCCTAGAAAACCTTGCTGTGAAAATAATAAAACAAGAAAAGCACACTTTGCCTCTAACATGGTGGCAAAGCTTACATAATTATGTTAAAACTCGTCAGGGGTAATCTTGTAAATTGGTGAAGACTTGGGCTTCAAGTCGGCTGTGACCAAACGGGATTTCTGCGCGCTTCGCCGTCGATCGATGTCAAGATATGAACATCGATCGATTATTACTCTCCAATATCGACCGATGGTCAAGCTCGATGGTCATCTCGGGTACTTGCTCCAAATATCTTCAGAATGCTCCAAAATCATCACTTATCTCCAAATCACTTCTGATCTTATAAATATAATAAATAAACACTATAATATAATAATTATTAGTAAAAACACCTATAAACCATGGATGAAAATGGGTCAAATCCATGGTCTATCACAAAGCACAACAACACAAAAACTTAGTAAAATTTGCTAAAACTAAGAGAAGAGACTTCTCAAGAAGCCTTAGTCAAATTCACAAAAGATCAAAACTGAATTTTAAGCGAAAGTTATAATTTTATATCTCATGGAAGTTAAAAATTGTATCTTATGAGGAAGACAACACAAACACAGAACATCAACTTAATAAAACAAAATCATCGGAGAAGACTTCTTATGAAGTCTTCTACAAGTCTTCTATGAGGAAGACTTACAGGAGACTTCTCCGTTTAGCTAGAAACATTATTAAACATCAATGTTTGTAACTTCATAATTATCACCAATTAAGTTATAAATTCGATCAGTAGTCCCAATATTGACTAATAAACATGAATTAGCAAAAAGATATTAAAAATTCATTTTAATTTTGGATAAATTTGAAGTTTAATAAAGATTACGTAGAAGACTTCTTTTGAAGTCATCCACGGAAGACTTCAAAAGATGTCTACTCTATGTAGACTTCAAAAGAAGTCTTCTATTTAGGTCATTTTTGCAATTGCAAATTTACGAAGGAAGACTTCTTAAGAAGTTTACTCTACAGAAGACATCTTCGAAAGTCTTCCTTTGTAAATATTGGCTTACTTTTGAAATTAATTTTTTTTCGAAATTTCCAGAGAAGACTTCTTTAGAATTTGACCGAAGTTAGTCAGAATTTTGACTTTTTCTAGAAGACTTCTAGGGAAGTCTACCTGGAGAATACTTCAAAAGAAGTCTTCTCTAAGTCTTCCGGAAGTCTTCTCAATGTCGCAAGAAGTCTGCTGGGTTACTTTTGCAATTAACTATATTTGACTTTTCGAGAGAAGACTTATTTAGAAGTCTTCCGTCAGATGACTTCTCTGGAAGTCTTCTCTCGCGGGCAAAGGTTTGACCAAAAACCCAGAATTAAACTTGAGAAGACTTCTCATTGATATTAAATGCTTTACTATTATGTTTCATTGCAAAAGTAACCCACGCAGACATCTTCTGGCATTGAGAAAACTTAGGGAAGACTTTCAGAAGACTTGTGTAGAAGTTTTCTCTAGGAAGACTTCCATAGAAGTCTTCTACAAAAAATCAAAATTTTGACCAACTTCGGTCAAATTTAAAAGTAACATGTTTAAAAGTAACATGTTTAGAAGTCTTCTCTGGGAATTTCGAAATTTTTTTGTTTACAAAGGAAAGTTAGAAGACTTCTAGGGAAGTCTTCTATTAAAACACACACAAAAGGTCAATTGCAAAACTAATCTATGCATTGACCAGAAGACTTCTAAAGAAGTCTTCTTCGTCGAACAGATCTGAAAAATAAAATGTTGTTCGCGATTTCATACCTTGAACTCGTGAGATGACTTGCGTGGTTTCTCCAATCACCTAGAACTTCACCAAAACAGTTACCTACTCGTTAATCACCAAGAATCGTGAGCTTATGAACCTTACATAATTTGTAATCAAAATCTTTAGTTTTTTTGATGAATTTTGAGAGAAAGTGTAAGATATGTGGTTTGTGTGGATAGGAAATGAGAAAGGATGAGAAAAATCGAAACTTTAGGGCATTAACACTCTCAATTTGGTAGTTCATGGTGGTTGAGGTATTGATGTTAATGGCAAAGTTGTAAATATTTGGTGAAGATGAGGATGGTAAAGTTAAAGCCTTATTTTCGAAAAAAAAAAAAGTAATGGCATTTTCGTGAATAACTAGAACTTCTAGCGTGGATAGGACAAAACAAAGTTTCAGAAAAAGCATAGATTATTTTTGTGTTTGACTTGAAATTTTGAGTCAGTTTTAAAAGAACCAAAAAAAAAAAAGAATATTAAGTTTAGAAGAAGGTAACCGTTGCTACCAAAGACTGGTTGCTGCACACAAAACCAAATAAAAATTGATGAAAAAGATGAAACTATAAGAGAAAGAGAGAGAGAGGGAGAGAAAATAAAAGAAGCTTAGTTGCCATGATTTAGAGGTTGATTGTTCGTGGTTTTTGTTTTAGCTTTTGGTTTTTGCTTTTGTAAAAACCATTTTTTATCCAATCAAGTTTTAGTTTTTAGTTTTAGTTTTTGCAAAAACCATTTCACTTGCCAATCAAGTTTCTTAAAAATAGATTTCCTAAAATTTAGGGAAACTAGTTTTTAAAAATTTCAACTAATTTGTGAAGAAAAGCCAAAAAGCAAATTTTGTGGGTTTTCAATATAAAAACGAATTTTGTTTATTTTGTATAAAATACTATATTTTAATTAATTAATAATTAAATAAATAATATTTTCATAACAATAAAATTCCCATACATTTTTTATCATTTAACATTAATGTAAAATAATTTATGTGCTTCATATATGTAAATAAATATAGATAATTTTAGTATTAGTTGTAGCCAATTATTTATTAATATCTATAAATAAAATTATTGAATAATTTTAATAATTATTATACACACTAAACAACAACTAAAAATTATAAAATTTAAAATATTTTATTAATACAATATATTATATTAATTTGAAAAAATTGTCGTTCAAGTTCTAAAAAACAAAAAAAAAATTTTATGTAATTTATAGATAGTTTATTAATTATATTTAAGTATAATACTTCAAAATAAAATAATTTAAAACATGGTAATGTTTTTATTTTAAATAACAACCACTATGTTTTGATAAATTTTAATGGTAATTTTAAAATATTTTATTACTATTTTTTATTATTTTAAAACAATGTATTGCTTATTTTATGAAAAAAATAAGAATACAACAAAACCAAAATTTAAAAACTAAAAACCAAAAACCAAAAACCAAAAACTGAAAATTAAAAACCAAAACTAAGAGTTAAAAACCAAAAACCAAAATCTAAAACCAAAATCTAAAAACCAAAAACTAATAAAAACAATCATCACCTTAAGAGTTATATAAATGACACAATTCACGTTTGAAGTGGTGGAGTGACTTGAGAAATTATAGGGATTTAAGTTTTTACAGTTTAAAAATCGTTAAAATTCTTTTTGGTTTGATAATTTAAAAAAAAAATATTGGCCACAATAGTTGTTTAGTTTCTTGATTTACTTTAATTAGTTTTTACTTTTTTTATATAGTCCACATGGCAAAATAGAATTGGTTGAGTCACTTGTACGGAAGTATATAAGGGATACGCATCGGTTTTATTGTTTTGATGTGAAATATATATATATATTTATATGAAAAAATGAATGCCTTATACTTACCACCAATATAATTGACAAAAAAAAATTTCATCAGTTAGATTGACAAAAATCCAATCCATAACAAGTTTTACAACACGGAAAACGCACCTTAATGGAATTGAATTCTAGTTGAAAACCCGTATAAATAAATATTTAACCACGTGGCGAAAAACACTTCCACAATTAATAATATATTCGTTTATATTTTATAGGTTATATTTCACGTCAGATTTGAAAAGTTTGTACATTTATTTAGTGATTTACGATGATATTGATTGTTTCAAAACACTACTAACACATTCATAAAAAAACACTACTTACATAAAAATAGATGTTACAATAATATTTATTTACCGCAAATTAAAAGTTTTCTGTGTGAATTTGTATAACCAAATTTTTTTGATGGAACCATAACATAACATCGCATTTGCATTAAATATACCCTTTTATATTTATTGTAAAATGTTGATCTGTGTAATTAGTTTAGACTATGCCATCACCTATACTTTATAATTTTCTTTTGTTTCAAATTTATTTATCTCAAGCTCGTTAAAAATAGATGATTATACATTTTGTTTAATAATATGTTCTTAGAGAAACGGGCGCGTGTGAGATGGTATATCTAGTTCTTTTAATGCGTGTATGTATAAGAATTGGAGAAAATATGAGAAAAAGAAAATGGTCCCATGAAAGAGGAAATAGATGCAAAATTTTGGTGGAATTAATATACAAAAAAAAAATAAAAAAATATAGAAAAATAAAGAAGAAACAAAAAACAAAAAATAAATGGAGGACCACTTAAACACATCTCATGAACAGTCCCTTAGTTTAGGAACATTTATTAACACCATCACATACCAAATTCATAAACTATTAGTTTTGATTATGTAAAACCATTTTTTTTTTATAATTCTTATCATGTGATTTTCTGATGATCTGGTCTAATAGTTCTATATAATTTAACAAATCTAGCGTATTTGCTATATATTAAATATAAATGATTTAAAAAAAAAATCCTGAGTTAGACAATGGATTTCTAGTTTCTTGGCATGAACATGATGTAAGATATACTACAATTAAGCAAAATACATCAATATTCTGTTTCACAAATAATATCAAACTTTTGCTATATTGTTGGTTATATAAGTTATAATCAAATTTTCCATTTATAAGAAAACTGATGGTTTATCCATCCAGTGAAATAAATAATCCTTTTGAGTGATTCTATTAATATTGTGTGGTTAAATAACTACAAACACAATGTTTTGTTTGTTTCTTTATGCATCTTTTAATGTCCTCTTTTACAAATCGGTTTGACGTTTACTAATCAAAGATTATTCTACTCAAAAAGCTATTCTAATAATTAATTAATTTATGTGGAAGCTTCGTTTGTCCAGTGGTCTGAGCAAATGTTCATTAATATTTCTATACCAGGAGGTCTGCGTTTCAATTCTCGGAAAAGGCAAATTATGCAGAATATTAGAAAAAAAGGCTTATAAGAGATGTTCGGCATGGCGCAAGGTGTACCGTCAGGAATGGATATCAAAAGACGAATCGGGTGCTGCAATCAGACGGAATCCTTATAAGATAGGTAGAATTGTCGACCGTAGTATCGACTTTGTAACGTTTTTCTCGTAGTTTGTAATAGCATAATTAACCATTGTTAAGAGAAAGTTTAATTAACTTATTAACATATATTCTGTTATTTTAAAATCAAATATGGACACTGTAAGGGTTCTTTACTACTAGTTTAGACGGGACTACGTACAGATTGCTATTAAAAGTTTTATATATATCTATTTATTGATATAGTTAATAACTATTGTTAAATCAGAAGAGAATTGCCACACAGACATATCTGAGAAAAGCCTGAACTCAACTTCCACTTCTGGTTTGATCTCTTGGGATTCGTACTCGTTTATTTTTCTACCTCTCCATCCATAAACAAACACGTATATATATATCTTAATTCGTTTGTTAATTTCTCAAAAAATCAATATAGTTAACTTTTTAGTGATTGACAAATCAATTTAAACTAATACTAGTTATTATGTAACAGTCCTATAGTTTAGTTATATTTGTAGCGAAGAAATTACACAATTTTTTGAGTAGGAAATAGTCTACTCAAAGTGATCTAAATACACACAAACACTGTGTTTATTTGAATTTTGCCGGCGGAAACCGAAACCATTTCATGTAAGTGACAAACTCAAAAACCTTGTAATCCAATTTGTTTCATCTCTAGTACTCCATAAAATCTTTTAGTCAAAAAATAATAGTCTATTCATATGAAAAACATGTAAATATTTTTTACGAGCAAATTCTGCTGTCAAATTATTTATTTATTATTTATTATTTAATCATCAAATAAATCTGTCATACTAACTAATTTTAAGAGCAAATAAACAGAGGCATATATTTAATAATATTCTTACCATTATTTGTTTTTTTGTTCACCTATCATTATTTGTGTATAGTGAAGGATATCATTGGAAAAAATAGTAGTTAAAATTCACACGTTCACATGACTAACTAAATATATGTAGAATTATTGTTTTCAAATTATAAAATCACCGTCAATGTTCTAGTATTTTTTGGAAGACGCTAATTAAGCTTCATAATGAAATTTAAAATATATATGTGCAAAATATGTTTCAAAAAGAATACATATATACATATATATATATGTACGTTTGCAAAATATTTAATAACAAGGTTGCTTACATAAGCAAACCAAGACCACCAACATTGATATCATTGTTTGGATAACATATTAAAATGGTTTTATATATGTATACTAATATAGACAGCCGTGTTACACGTATAGGTTTTAGCAATATACTGTATAACACAATACTAACTGAGTAAATATAAAAATTATATATAATAAATAATTAAATGAGCGCAGAGATATGTCATATGACGGTTTGTAGCTAGTTTGTGCCGGTAAAGGTTCTCTAATTTAAACGTTAGTTTAATTAAATTACCTTTTTCTCCAATCGTTTGTTTTTTAAACACTGGACCAATGCACGTATACCATGATAATATAACATGTCCCGTATCATCCATCCTGTTTGAATTTTCTTGTAAGTTAGATTTCAAATTATTACGTTCTCTTTTTTTCTTTGGCATCTATTAGGCTCTTTTAATAATTGAAGGAAGAAAAATAAAGAATAGAGGGAGACACCTGTAGTATTTGACTATATTCATGGTTAGACTAGTAAATACTACGTCAAAAATAATTATTTTTTATCAAGTCATATTTCAAATATATAAATTTATAGATAAATACAAAAAATTAACCACAATTTATGTATAGTTGGAAAAAATTAATTATACTACATAGATTTGTAAATAGTGAAGATTTCTTTTTACCCAACTTGTGGTATAGAAAAAGAAAAAGATTGAACATTGATTGCTAGCTAGAGTCTATGGGAGGGTCATGATCACCTATCTTCTGATCTCGGATGAGATACCATCTGACATTTTATCTTCCTAGGTTTTATTTCTAACTTTTATTTTACCATTTTATAATATATATTTATTTTGCCTGTAGTACAAATTAACAGACCCATACTAAAAGAAAATTAATATCTTCAAAGTACAAAACAAGAGAGAGGTGAAGCCACACAATCTCTTTTTGCCTTCTCTCTCTGTTATATCTCATCTGTTTAATACTTTTATTCGTCTTCTTCTTCTTCCTCTATCGGTCCATCGTCTCCTATAATCTCTTTCTCTGTCTTTCAGTATTGACCAACGAATTGGAAGAAATAATTCATATCTTTATGCCAACTTTTTCTTAGGGTTTTAGAGCTATCTCTGTTGTTTGGGTTATGACACAAACTCTGGTTCTTTGGCTCTTTCTCATGATTTGGGAACTCAGGATATGAAAAAGTTTGCTTTTAGTTTTGTTTATTGATTCTTTTCAACTTTCTTGGAGATGGGTTCATCTAGATCTTGATGAAACCTCTTGTTTGTATCCCGAAAGGTGTTTTCTTTTTTCTTCTCTTCTTTTTGGGTTTTTAATTCTTGAGCGACATGGCAAGTGATCAGTTCCATGGTCATAACCATCACCAACAACATCAGCATCAAATGATTAATCAGATCCATGGGTTTGATGAGAGAAGCAATAATCCAACCGATCATCAACAACATCATTATAATCATCAGATCTTTGGCTCAAACTCCAACATGGGAATGATGATAGACTTTTCTAGGCATCATCAGACTGAGATCACAAGTGGAATGGATCATCATCACTATCATCACCAGACAAGTGGTAGTACTGTTCAGAATCAGCTTTTAGAAGACTTTTCTTCCTCCATGAGACTATGCAATGTTAATAATAATTTCTCAAGTGAAGTAAATGATGAGAGACCAACACAAAGACCAAGCCAAGGTCTTTCTCTTTCTCTCTCCTCCTCAAATCCTACAAGCATCAGTCTCCAATCCTTCGACCTCAGACACCAACAACAAGGGTATTCGGGTAAATCAACGGATCATCAGAATCTCCCACACAGCCAGATGATGATGTTGATGAATAGTCACCACCAAAACAACAGCAGCAATCATCATCAGTTTCAGATTGGGAGTTCCAAGTATTTGAGCGCAGCTCAAGAGCTACTGAGTGAGTTTTGCAGTCTAGGAGTAAAGGAAAGTGATGATGAAGTGATGATGAAGCATAAGAGGAAGCAGAAAGGCAAACAACAAGAAGATTGGGACGCAAGTAACAACAACAATGATCAACACGACCAATCTGCCACAACTTCTTCAAAGAAACATGTTCCACCACTTCACTCTCTTGAGTTCATGGAGCTTCAGAAAAGAAAAGCCAAATTGCTCGCCATGCTTGAAGAGGTATATATTTACTTTACTTTTTTTTTTGAACAACCTATATTTACTTTACTATCAAAACGATTCATGGGCTCGTTAGAAAATCTATTATTTTTTAGTTTGGTTTTATCTTAATTCTAAAAACGATCTTTTTACATCAAAACGAGTCATGGTCTTGTTGGAAAACTAACATATTTTTATTTGATTTCAACATATTCCTATGAAATGTAAAAAACCAACAAATCTTGTATCGAAAACATTTCATGGGTTTGTTAAAAAAGTATTTGTTTCAGGTTATATATTCATAAAATGTAAAATATTAATACCCACAAATCTTCTATTTTCGATTCTTAATTATGGTCCATATATTTTCTTAAAGATACAAATTTCTTTTATATAAAAGATAAAAAGATTCCTTTTTGTCTTCATTCCTTCATGTATTCTCGTCGAAAACAAGTTCGATGTAACTCTACGAAAATATTAACCCTTTTAATTCTTTTAAGCATTATTTCCTTTTTATATAGAACTAAAATAAAATTTATTTGTCTTTGCTTTTGATCTAATATGGAGACTCTAGTGGTCCTCATAACATCAATCAATTCCATCATCATAAGCCATAACGAGTTGTTTCTCTTACATGAATGCTCATTCTATGAATTGCATTTATACGGTGTGGTTGAAATATTTTTATTTGGCAGCTTAAAAGAAGATATGGACATTACCGAGAGCAAATGAGACTGGCGACAGCAGCGTTTGAGGCGGCGGTTGGGGTAGGAGCGGCGGAGATGTACACGGCGTTAGCGTCGAGGGCAATGTCTAGGCATTTCCGGTGTTTAAAAGACGGACTTGTGGGACAGATTCAAGCAATGAGTCAAGCTTTAGGAGAAAGAGATGAGGATAATCGTGGGGTCTCAATTGCGGCACGAGGGGAAACCCCACGGCTGAGGTTGCTTGATCAAGCTCTAAGGCAACAGAAATCGTATCGACAAATGAGTCTCGTGGAAGCTCATCCTTGGCGTCCACAACGTGGTTTGCCTGAACGCGCGGTGACGGCGTTAAGAGCTTGGCTCTTTGAGCACTTTCTTCACCCGTAAGTTACTAATCTCATACATACCCTCTTTTTATGCATAATGTACAATTATTACTCAAAACGCAAAATGCCAATATTATGACGATATGGGTTTGACTTTAGTAAAGATTTACTATTAATCAAATAGTTACAAGTTAAGTCCCTTTTTAATTAACTAATGATTGTGGAATCATAATAGTTTTAAATCAAGTCAACATACCATAGTTTGAAATTTTAAACAGAAATGCATATATATATTGATAGAATAAATAAATAATGAGTCTAAAAATTCTTACGAACTCTATTTTTTAAAAGAATGCATTTATATTAGTACATAGTTATAGGCATTTTTACCAGGATATATTGTATGTGAGCATCATATAAAAGCTACATACATTTTCATAGAGGGATGAGATTGACTTGACAAGCTGAGGATCCAATCTTCCTTAATCTGCTCATTGCATGGTAGCTTTTTTATTTTCCAAGCTGAGGATCCAATCTTCCCTTTTTTCTTTGCTTGCATCATTGGTGTGAAAGTGAGTGTACAAACATATACATTCATGTATGTATACATATCTTTTTAGATAATGCATAACTAAATATAAAAAATATTTAACTGGTGGATGAAAGACAGAAATAGAGAAAGGAACAAAGTGGATTCAGAGAGAGAATCAATGTTCTTTACCTAACACTAACAAAAAAGAGAAACTATGAATAACTCCTTGCTTTTTCTCCCCATGTTTCTATTTTCTTTTTTCTTTTTTTTTTCTTTTCTTATCCTTGTCCTTTTTATTGATATATTTATTTGATAAATTATATATTATCACATGTAAGAATTGTCTCCATCAAATTCCCAAACACTGATCAAACCATGAAACATCTTGTTAGTTTTCACCCGAACTATCCATTACCTTTGCTTCAATTTCTTTGCATCATTCTTCAATCATATGTATCCATTTTAACAAACATATATTTTATTTTACTAGACATATCATTTCTCCAAAGTAACATTTTCTTATTTTTCAGATATCCAAGTGATGTTGATAAGCATATATTGGCCCGACAGTCTGGTTTATCAAGAAGTCAGGTAAAACATAACTTCCTAAGTCTTAATATATTCCAAATTTATCTGTTTAGTAATCATACATAAATGGAATTTAATTGAGTTAATTCTACTAATGAGACCACATTGTTAGGTATCGAATTGGTTCATTAATGCAAGAGTTAGGCTATGGAAACCAATGATTGAAGAGATGTATTGCGAGGAAACAAGAGGAGAAGAAGAACAACAAATGGAGATTACAAACCCTATGTTCATGGATACTAAACCGGATCCAAACCAGATAATGCGAGTCGAACCGGAATCTTTATCTTCCGTAGTTACAAAAACTGGCCACAAAGACAACTCCAACCTAGGAACGGCTTCATTTGGGTCAACGTTTGACTTTTCATTATACAGTAACCAAGCTGTCACGTACACTGGCGAAGGAGGGGCACGTGAGGTGTCGTTGACGCTTGGGTTACAAAACGGTGGTGTGAGTTTAGCGTTATCTCCAGTGACGGCTCAAGGGGGGCCTCTTTACTACGGTAGAGACCACATGGACGGATCGGTGCAATATACATCGTCGATCTTGGATGATGATCAAGCTCAGAATCTGCCTTACATGAATTTGATGGGAGCTCAATCACTTCACGATATGGTTTGAAGAAAATTGGAATAATTAAAAGGAATCTTACACTGTTTTCAACCCGACTCGGTTATGTAACGGTTTAGTTAGATAAAAAACAAAAACTAGATATTTTAAAGATACCGTTGTCTACTTGAATTGGAATGGGTGTAGACGAAGATATTATTATATGAGTTTAGTTGGTTCGTCAATATCACTTCTTGGATATATTTAAATATTTAGAAAAATATAATATTCGATTTGAGGGTATTATTCATATCTCAATACTTTTGTTTGGTATTTATAGCAAATCAAGTTCTTATATATAGTGTATGGTCTTCGCGTGATTAATGACAAAACCTAATAGAATAAAGTTGCCGACAAAAATAATAAATAAAGAACAAATTCAATATTTGGACCATCTTGGTCGATAGCGTTCACGTGTACACTACGTATCAATTGTAAATACACAGACAAGAATACAAATATATGGTTTATCAACATGTTCTATAATACTATAACATTACATGGTCTCACTCTACAGTCTCATAAACATGATATAATTAGTCGTTGAGGATGAAACACAAACTATCTATAAGACATATATGATATATATCTTTTTGGAAAAATTTAGTTGGTTAGATGTTTGGTTTCAATCTCTTATGGACGAGCTGTTTCATGAGTCAGAAGTCTGACAGTAATATATTGACTCTTGTTTGATTCCCAATACACCTTCGGTTGGTATATTTATTAATTTAGATTGGCCATAGTATATATATTCATGTTTATGATCATTTTTAATTTTCTTATTTAATATTAAATAAGAGAAAATTGGATAAAAATGACACTTTCAACCTAGATTTGTCTCTTTGGTATTTTTTCTTGGTTAGTTGGAAAAATAAGATTTATATTAATGTTAATACCATAATACCCTCAGATTAACCAAATTAATTTTTCAATTACTGTAAA
Proteins encoded in this window:
- the LOC106342600 gene encoding homeobox protein BEL1 homolog, translated to MASDQFHGHNHHQQHQHQMINQIHGFDERSNNPTDHQQHHYNHQIFGSNSNMGMMIDFSRHHQTEITSGMDHHHYHHQTSGSTVQNQLLEDFSSSMRLCNVNNNFSSEVNDERPTQRPSQGLSLSLSSSNPTSISLQSFDLRHQQQGYSGKSTDHQNLPHSQMMMLMNSHHQNNSSNHHQFQIGSSKYLSAAQELLSEFCSLGVKESDDEVMMKHKRKQKGKQQEDWDASNNNNDQHDQSATTSSKKHVPPLHSLEFMELQKRKAKLLAMLEELKRRYGHYREQMRLATAAFEAAVGVGAAEMYTALASRAMSRHFRCLKDGLVGQIQAMSQALGERDEDNRGVSIAARGETPRLRLLDQALRQQKSYRQMSLVEAHPWRPQRGLPERAVTALRAWLFEHFLHPYPSDVDKHILARQSGLSRSQVSNWFINARVRLWKPMIEEMYCEETRGEEEQQMEITNPMFMDTKPDPNQIMRVEPESLSSVVTKTGHKDNSNLGTASFGSTFDFSLYSNQAVTYTGEGGAREVSLTLGLQNGGVSLALSPVTAQGGPLYYGRDHMDGSVQYTSSILDDDQAQNLPYMNLMGAQSLHDMV